The following are encoded in a window of Paramormyrops kingsleyae isolate MSU_618 chromosome 12, PKINGS_0.4, whole genome shotgun sequence genomic DNA:
- the LOC111842721 gene encoding calcium-binding protein 2-like, with amino-acid sequence MFMFIREGSAGVSGGGLGGSVIQEKTAKQVQASVRKQVERQRRQNSELNVPEEMDNASVHSRNPSTSTAPKQEKEPEQENPDLLAALDGVYGPDRELQEDEMEELREGFKEFEYKNKGIVKCESLGECMRTMGYMPTEMRLIELSETLRSGKVDFEDFSDLMGPKVVEDTTHMIGIREMKEAFQEIDADGDGQISAAELKEAMKSLLGEQLSPAELEEILQDADLNGDGQIDFQEFVRMMSH; translated from the exons ATGTTCATGTTCATCCGAGAAGGTTCTGCCGGTGTATCAGGAGGCGGCTTAGGAGGGAGTGTGATACAAGAGAAGACCGCCAAACAG GTGCAGGCCTCCGTCCGCAAGCAGgtggagaggcagaggaggcAGAACAGCGAGCTGAACGTGCCGGAGGAGATGGACAACGCCTCGGTGCACTCCAGGAACCCcagcacctctactgccccaaagcaggagaaggagcCAGAACAGGAGAACCCAGACCTGCTGGCTGCTCTGGATGGAGTCTATGGCCCG GACAGGGAACTCCAAGAGGACGAGATGGAAG AGCTGAGGGAAGGCTTTAAAGAGTTTGAGTATAAGAACAAAGGCATAGTGAAATGTGAGAGCCTGGGAGAATGCATGAGGACCATGGGCTACATGCCGACAGAGATGAGGCTGATCGAGCTGAGCGAGACCCTCC GCAGCGGCAAAGTCGACTTTGAGGACTTTTCGGATCTCATGGGCCCTAAGGTGGTGGAGGATACTACCCACATGATCGGGATAAGAGAGATGAAAGAGGCTTTTCAAGAG ATCGACGCAGATGGAGATGGGCAGATCAGCGCTGCGGAGCTCAAAGAGGCCATGAAGTCGCTGTTAGGGGAGCAACTCAGTCCTGCAGAGCTGGAGGAGATCCTGCAGGACGCCGACCTCAACGGTGACGGACAGATAGACTTTCAGG AGTTTGTTCGAATGATGTCTCACTGA
- the LOC111842720 gene encoding prostaglandin D2 receptor 2-like, with protein sequence MNLNDTCPMLKSMRNSSHSNRSNHADMAVVALHGIFSTMGILENALILWVVGFRVRRTVAAVWVLNLALSDFLGVLTLPLFTYYLSSSHSWELGAPLCIAQSGLFFLNMFVSAFLLATISLDRCLLVMQPIWSKTHRSVAMARKICALGWLWAGINTIPYVLFRAVIPTTDNRHLCYHNFARFPTAATLDHDCRVRQEATALSKFLLAFLIPLIIIASSYACVSWKLRQRHLQRQNSLFTNRRIYCNSTSSTLSPRFSKMVMAVIAVFIFTWSPYHIFCLLEISSASANPLSDVQKVVEVGLPIAATFSFLNATLNPFLYAFSCPDFCERIRESMGAVLEGLLAEGEDTGSARLQFNGVRRSVIEKARNIDNNSKTEIES encoded by the coding sequence ATGAATCTCAACGACACCTGCCCAATGCTGAAGTCCATGAGGAACAGCTCCCACTCAAACAGGAGCAACCACGCCGACATGGCGGTGGTGGCCTTACACGGGATCTTCTCCACCATGGGCATCCTGGAAAATGCTCTCATCCTGTGGGTGGTGGGCTTCCGGGTCCGCCGCACCGTGGCGGCCGTGTGGGTGTTGAACCTGGCGCTGTCGGACTTCCTGGGAGTGCTGACGCTGCCGCTCTTCACCTACTACCTGTCCTCGTCTCACAGCTGGGAGCTGGGCGCGCCGCTCTGCATCGCCCAGTCGGGCCTCTTCTTCCTCAACATGTTTGTCAGCGCCTTCCTGCTGGCCACCATCAGCCTGGACCGCTGCCTGCTAGTGATGCAGCCCATCTGGAGTAAGACCCACCGTTCGGTGGCCATGGCCAGGAAGATCTGCGCCCTGGGCTGGCTCTGGGCGGGCATCAACACCATACCCTATGTGCTCTTCCGTGCCGTCATTCCTACGACGGATAATCGACATCTCTGCTACCATAACTTCGCCCGTTTCCCTACAGCCGCAACCCTAGACCATGACTGCCGAGTCCGGCAGGAGGCCACGGCCCTGAGCAAGTTTCTTCTGGCGTTCCTCATCCCGCTGATCATCATCGCCAGCAGCTACGCCTGTGTGAGCTGGAAGCTGAGGCAGAGACACTTGCAGAGGCAGAACAGCCTCTTCACCAACAGGAGGATCTACTGCAACAGCACCTCCAGCACTCTCTCCCCCAGGTTCTCCAAGATGGTGATGGCAGTGATCGCCGTCTTCATCTTCACCTGGTCCCCCTACCACATCTTCTGCCTCCTCGAGATATCCTCTGCCTCCGCCAATCCTCTGTCCGACGTCCAGAAGGTGGTGGAGGTGGGTCTCCCAATAGCCGCCACCTTCTCCTTCCTAAACGCCACCCTCAACCCCTTCCTCTACGCGTTTAGCTGTCCGGATTTCTGTGAAAGGATTCGGGAAAGTATGGGGGCCGTCTTGGAGGGTCTTCTGGCGGAGGGTGAGGACACAGGGTCGGCCAGATTGCAGTTTAATGGTGTTAGAAGGTCAGTCATTGAAAAAGCCAGAAATATAGACAATAATAGCAAAACAGAGATAGAAAGTTAA